One stretch of Chryseobacterium sp. LJ668 DNA includes these proteins:
- a CDS encoding YifB family Mg chelatase-like AAA ATPase: protein MLIKIYGSAIFGVSAQTITIEVNVDTGGVGYHLVGLPDNAIKESSYRISAALKNVGFKIPGKKITINMAPADLRKEGAAYDLSIAIGILVASDQIFAENVKDYIIMGELSLDGSLQPIRGVLPIAIQAREEGFKGIILPKQNTREAAIVNNLDVYGVENIKEVIDFFNEGKPLEKVVLDTRKEFQDKINSFPFDFSEVKGQETAKRAMEVAAAGGHNIILIGPPGSGKTMLAKRVPSILPPLTLKEALETTKIHSVAGKMGTETSLMTVRPFRSPHHTISDVALVGGGSYPQPGEISLAHNGVLFLDEMPEFKRTVLEVMRQPLEDREVTISRARFTVNYPSSFMLVASMNPSPSGYFPDDPNNTSSVFEMQRYMNKLSGPLLDRIDIHVEVQKVEFEQLAEKRKGEKSEDIRKRVLIAREIQNERYKDLSISYNAQIGSRELERFCELDDASFNLIKMAMEKLNLSARAYDRILKVARTIADLKESENILSHHISEAIQYRSLDREFWNV, encoded by the coding sequence ATGTTGATTAAAATCTACGGCAGTGCCATCTTTGGTGTTTCTGCACAAACCATAACCATTGAAGTTAATGTTGATACGGGAGGTGTTGGCTATCATCTCGTAGGTCTGCCGGATAATGCTATTAAGGAAAGCAGTTATAGAATTTCCGCTGCTTTAAAAAATGTAGGCTTCAAAATTCCAGGTAAAAAAATTACGATTAATATGGCTCCCGCAGATCTCAGAAAAGAAGGGGCTGCATATGATTTAAGTATTGCGATTGGTATCCTGGTTGCTTCAGACCAGATTTTCGCAGAAAACGTAAAAGACTATATCATCATGGGTGAGCTTTCTCTTGATGGAAGTCTGCAGCCGATCCGCGGGGTGTTGCCGATTGCTATTCAGGCTCGTGAAGAAGGTTTTAAAGGAATAATTTTGCCGAAACAAAACACAAGAGAAGCAGCCATTGTTAATAATCTTGATGTTTACGGTGTAGAAAATATTAAAGAAGTTATCGATTTTTTTAATGAAGGAAAACCTCTGGAAAAAGTAGTTCTAGATACCCGGAAAGAGTTTCAGGATAAAATAAACAGTTTCCCTTTTGATTTTTCTGAAGTGAAAGGTCAGGAAACCGCAAAAAGAGCAATGGAAGTTGCTGCTGCAGGCGGCCATAATATTATCCTCATTGGACCTCCCGGAAGTGGGAAAACAATGCTGGCAAAAAGAGTTCCTAGTATTTTGCCGCCGCTTACGCTGAAGGAAGCTTTAGAAACCACAAAAATACATTCTGTTGCGGGAAAAATGGGAACGGAAACTTCTCTAATGACAGTTCGTCCTTTTAGATCACCTCATCATACTATTTCCGATGTCGCACTCGTTGGTGGAGGGAGTTATCCTCAACCCGGAGAAATTTCTCTTGCGCATAATGGCGTTTTATTTTTAGATGAAATGCCCGAATTTAAAAGAACCGTCTTGGAAGTCATGCGACAACCTTTGGAAGATCGTGAAGTGACGATTTCCAGGGCAAGATTCACGGTTAATTATCCTTCGAGCTTTATGCTAGTGGCTTCGATGAATCCAAGTCCCAGCGGATATTTTCCGGATGATCCGAATAACACTTCGTCAGTTTTTGAGATGCAGCGGTACATGAATAAACTTTCGGGACCGCTTTTAGATCGTATTGATATTCATGTGGAAGTTCAGAAAGTTGAGTTTGAGCAATTGGCTGAAAAAAGAAAAGGCGAAAAAAGTGAAGATATAAGAAAACGTGTTTTGATTGCGCGTGAGATTCAGAATGAACGATATAAGGATTTGTCTATCAGTTATAATGCTCAAATTGGTTCTCGTGAGTTGGAACGGTTTTGTGAATTAGATGATGCATCTTTTAACCTCATCAAAATGGCCATGGAAAAACTGAATCTTTCAGCCAGAGCATATGACAGAATTTTGAAAGTTGCCAGAACAATTGCTGATCTTAAAGAATCTGAAAATATTTTGTCACATCATATTTCTGAGGCAATACAGTACAGAAGTTTGGATCGTGAGTTTTGGAATGTTTAA
- a CDS encoding tRNA-binding protein, with protein MSLKPEISWKDFEKIDIRCGTIISINEFEKARNPSYQLEIDFGDLGIKKSAAQITTLYKKEDLVGKQIVAVVNFPKKQIANFFSECLVLGIYGEDVKDVTILTPSLTTKNGLQVG; from the coding sequence ATGAGCTTAAAACCTGAAATATCTTGGAAAGATTTCGAAAAGATTGACATCCGATGTGGCACTATTATTTCTATAAATGAATTTGAAAAAGCCAGAAATCCTTCTTATCAGCTGGAAATTGATTTTGGAGATTTAGGCATTAAAAAATCTGCGGCTCAGATTACTACTTTATACAAAAAAGAAGATTTAGTCGGTAAACAAATTGTCGCAGTAGTTAATTTTCCGAAAAAACAGATTGCCAATTTTTTCAGTGAATGTCTGGTTTTAGGAATTTACGGTGAAGATGTAAAAGACGTGACCATTCTCACACCCTCTTTAACTACAAAAAATGGGTTGCAGGTTGGATAA
- a CDS encoding 3'-5' exonuclease, giving the protein MIQNIPLEKVLFLDIETVPNSGSWEALSETEQILWDKKTKYQRKDEISAEDFYERAGIMAEFGKIICLTIGMLEKNETLKIKSFANDDERKLLLEFGELFNSPRLRDVILCAHNGKEFDFPWIARRFLINGMQPPTPFQMFGKKPWEIPHLDTMELWKFGDYKSFISLELLAHVFGIPTPKDDIDGSMVSSIYYIEKDLQRIVDYCEKDVLTLANIFRRMRQEDLLQRNIN; this is encoded by the coding sequence ATGATACAGAACATTCCATTAGAAAAAGTCTTATTTCTAGATATAGAAACGGTTCCGAATTCAGGTTCGTGGGAAGCACTATCTGAAACCGAACAAATCCTTTGGGATAAGAAAACAAAATATCAGCGAAAAGATGAAATTTCAGCAGAAGATTTTTATGAAAGAGCAGGAATTATGGCTGAATTTGGCAAAATCATCTGCCTTACCATTGGAATGCTTGAGAAAAATGAAACTTTAAAAATAAAGAGCTTTGCTAATGATGATGAGAGAAAATTGCTGTTGGAATTTGGAGAACTCTTTAACAGCCCTAGACTTCGCGACGTGATATTATGTGCTCATAACGGAAAAGAATTCGACTTTCCGTGGATTGCAAGACGTTTTCTGATCAACGGGATGCAGCCCCCTACTCCGTTTCAGATGTTCGGGAAAAAGCCGTGGGAAATTCCGCATCTTGATACAATGGAACTTTGGAAATTCGGTGACTACAAAAGCTTTATTTCTCTGGAGCTTTTGGCTCATGTTTTTGGTATTCCGACCCCGAAAGACGACATCGACGGCTCAATGGTTTCATCAATTTACTACATAGAAAAAGACTTGCAGCGAATAGTTGACTATTGTGAAAAAGATGTCTTAACTTTGGCAAACATTTTCCGACGTATGCGTCAGGAAGACTTATTGCAGAGAAATATCAATTAG
- a CDS encoding SUF system Fe-S cluster assembly protein produces the protein MNFTDDQIADIGEEIIRVLKTVYDPEIPVDIYELGLIYDVQISEEADVKIIMTLTSPNCPVAESLPQEVKDKVKEVENVNEVELELTFEPTWNKDMMSEEAKFELGML, from the coding sequence ATGAACTTTACAGACGATCAAATTGCCGACATCGGTGAAGAAATTATAAGAGTACTGAAAACCGTTTATGATCCGGAAATTCCGGTAGATATTTACGAATTGGGATTGATTTACGACGTTCAGATTTCGGAAGAAGCCGATGTTAAAATCATCATGACCTTAACAAGCCCTAACTGTCCAGTTGCGGAAAGTCTTCCGCAAGAGGTTAAGGACAAAGTAAAAGAGGTAGAAAATGTGAACGAAGTAGAGCTGGAACTTACTTTCGAACCAACTTGGAACAAAGATATGATGAGTGAAGAGGCAAAATTTGAGCTGGGAATGCTTTAA
- a CDS encoding OsmC family protein, which produces MTSKITYIGGLRCSAEHLQSGTFIESDAPTDNHGKGEKFSPTDLCATSLAECVLTTIAILGKEKNINIDGAYCTLQKIMKTEPRRIGEIVCNFVFADTYSDKEKAFIEETAHNCPVARSLHPELIQTMIFIYQ; this is translated from the coding sequence ATGACATCAAAAATAACATACATCGGAGGACTCAGATGTTCAGCAGAACATTTACAGTCAGGAACCTTCATCGAAAGTGATGCGCCAACCGATAACCATGGAAAAGGTGAGAAGTTTTCACCAACCGATCTTTGTGCGACTTCTTTAGCAGAATGTGTGCTTACAACAATAGCCATTTTAGGCAAAGAAAAAAATATTAATATCGACGGAGCGTACTGTACACTGCAGAAAATTATGAAAACGGAACCCAGAAGAATCGGGGAAATTGTATGTAATTTTGTTTTTGCAGATACCTATTCAGACAAAGAAAAAGCTTTCATTGAAGAAACCGCACACAATTGTCCGGTAGCTAGAAGCCTTCATCCGGAATTGATACAGACTATGATTTTTATCTACCAATGA
- a CDS encoding hydroxymethylglutaryl-CoA lyase: MFLTECPRDAMQGWGEFIPTAKKIDYINSLMEVGFDVLDCLSFVSPKAIPQMADSAEVAENIDKSLSNTKVSAIIGNYRGAEKALAHPSVDILGFPFSISETFQHRNTNKNQEEAFDDVVKMLELTKSENKDLNLYFSMAFGNPYGEMWKWEDVDFWTNRFSEIGIKNILLSDTTGVATTETISVLFEKIPSKYPNIDFGAHFHNRYEDSYSKLKVSYDKGCRRFDSAIKGIGGCPMAKDDLVGNMPTEQVINFMSVEKAEHKLNLLNFESSYNIAKDIFHF; encoded by the coding sequence ATGTTTCTTACAGAATGTCCCAGAGATGCCATGCAAGGTTGGGGAGAATTTATCCCGACTGCCAAAAAGATAGATTATATCAACTCATTAATGGAGGTTGGCTTTGATGTCTTAGATTGCCTGAGCTTTGTTTCCCCAAAAGCAATTCCGCAAATGGCTGATTCTGCTGAGGTCGCCGAAAACATAGACAAATCTTTATCCAACACCAAAGTTTCTGCCATTATTGGAAATTATAGAGGTGCCGAAAAAGCTTTGGCGCATCCATCTGTGGATATTTTAGGTTTTCCGTTTTCTATTTCTGAAACTTTTCAGCACAGAAATACCAATAAAAATCAGGAAGAAGCTTTTGATGATGTTGTTAAAATGCTTGAATTGACGAAAAGTGAAAACAAAGACCTGAATCTTTATTTCTCGATGGCATTTGGAAATCCTTACGGCGAAATGTGGAAATGGGAAGATGTAGATTTCTGGACAAACCGTTTTTCTGAAATCGGAATTAAAAATATCTTATTGTCTGATACTACAGGAGTTGCAACGACGGAAACGATCTCTGTTTTATTCGAAAAGATTCCTTCAAAATATCCAAATATTGATTTTGGAGCGCATTTTCATAATCGTTACGAAGATTCTTATTCAAAACTGAAAGTGTCTTACGACAAAGGTTGCCGTAGATTTGATTCTGCCATCAAAGGAATTGGTGGTTGTCCGATGGCGAAAGATGATCTGGTAGGAAATATGCCGACCGAACAGGTAATCAATTTTATGAGCGTAGAAAAAGCGGAACACAAATTGAACTTATTGAATTTCGAAAGTTCTTATAACATAGCGAAAGATATTTTTCATTTCTAA
- the pepT gene encoding peptidase T: MSTIEFNEMWREKLLNRFLSYVKIYSTSDAESESTPSTERQWDIANYIVEELKTIGLEDVTIDDHGYIMAYVPSNLENGSQPTIGFISHYDTSPDFSGENVKPQVWENYQGEDLILNKESNFTLSPSKFESLKQYIGQTIITTDGNTLLGADDKAGCAEIVTAAEYLIAHPEIKHGRMAIGFTPDEEIGRGAHKFDVAKFGAEFAYTMDGSEVGELEYENFNAAGAVVKIHGLSVHPGYAFGKMVNASLLAAEFIQSLPANETPSTTKGFDGFYHLMDVTSDVSECKLQYIIRDHDDEKFEARKKFMEEKVAEFNQKHGEKTAEVEIKEQYRNMKQQFEGKMHIVDLAAKAMKDAGIEPKIKAIRGGTDGAQLSYMGLPCPNIFAGGMNFHGPYEYVALESMKKAVEVIVNIVKE, encoded by the coding sequence ATGAGTACAATTGAATTCAACGAAATGTGGAGAGAAAAATTACTGAACCGTTTTCTCAGCTATGTAAAAATATATTCAACAAGTGACGCAGAAAGCGAATCGACACCTTCTACGGAACGACAGTGGGATATCGCCAATTACATTGTAGAAGAACTAAAAACAATTGGCCTGGAAGATGTCACTATTGACGATCATGGGTATATCATGGCGTATGTGCCTTCTAATCTGGAGAATGGCAGCCAGCCAACGATCGGATTTATTTCCCATTACGACACGTCACCAGATTTCAGTGGTGAAAATGTAAAACCACAGGTTTGGGAAAATTATCAGGGAGAAGATTTAATTTTAAATAAAGAAAGCAATTTTACTTTATCGCCTTCAAAATTTGAAAGCTTAAAACAATATATCGGACAGACGATTATTACCACTGACGGAAACACGCTTCTCGGAGCAGACGACAAAGCCGGCTGTGCAGAAATCGTAACCGCCGCGGAATATCTGATCGCGCATCCTGAGATTAAACATGGAAGAATGGCAATCGGATTTACTCCGGATGAAGAAATAGGAAGAGGTGCACATAAATTTGATGTTGCAAAATTCGGGGCAGAATTCGCCTATACAATGGATGGAAGCGAAGTTGGTGAATTGGAATATGAAAACTTCAACGCAGCCGGAGCTGTGGTGAAAATCCACGGATTGAGTGTACATCCAGGTTATGCGTTTGGAAAAATGGTGAATGCAAGTCTTTTGGCTGCAGAATTTATTCAGTCTTTACCCGCAAACGAAACTCCTTCTACCACAAAAGGTTTTGATGGTTTTTATCATTTGATGGATGTAACTTCTGATGTTTCAGAATGTAAACTTCAATACATCATCCGTGATCATGACGATGAAAAATTTGAGGCAAGAAAAAAATTCATGGAAGAAAAAGTAGCCGAATTTAATCAAAAACACGGTGAAAAAACCGCTGAAGTGGAGATTAAAGAGCAATACAGAAACATGAAGCAGCAATTCGAAGGCAAAATGCACATCGTAGATCTTGCTGCAAAAGCCATGAAGGACGCAGGAATTGAGCCTAAAATCAAAGCCATCAGAGGCGGAACGGACGGAGCGCAATTATCTTACATGGGATTACCTTGTCCGAATATTTTTGCCGGCGGAATGAATTTTCACGGGCCTTATGAATATGTCGCGCTTGAAAGTATGAAGAAAGCTGTTGAGGTGATTGTGAATATTGTGAAGGAGTAA
- the thiL gene encoding thiamine-phosphate kinase: MFEDKEPELTPISKLGEFGLIKHLTEFFPLSNKSSELGVGDDAAVINPGNKKVVLTTDVLAEGVHFNLGYVPLKHLGYKAVVVNLSDIAAMNATPTQILVSLAVSNRFPVEALEELYSGIQAACGRYNVDLIGGDTTSSNAGLVMSITAVGIEDEENIVKRSGAKPNDLLVVSGDLGGAYMGLQILEREHAIFLADPNMQPEMEGFDYILERQLKPEARTDVKGILEQLDIKPTSMIDISDGLASEILHLSDQSKVGFRLYEEKIPMDNLTITTADDLNLNPVMTALSGGEDYELLFTISPNDFEKMRNHPDFTIIGHAVEKEEGNFMVARGSNQLVALTAQGWDAFLGNQIS; this comes from the coding sequence ATGTTTGAAGATAAAGAACCAGAATTGACGCCCATTTCTAAATTAGGAGAGTTTGGACTGATAAAACACTTAACGGAATTTTTTCCTTTATCCAACAAATCTTCGGAACTTGGAGTAGGGGATGATGCCGCGGTTATCAACCCTGGAAATAAAAAAGTGGTTTTAACGACTGATGTTTTGGCTGAAGGAGTGCATTTCAATTTAGGATATGTGCCGTTGAAACATTTAGGCTACAAAGCCGTTGTGGTGAATCTCAGCGATATCGCAGCAATGAATGCAACACCTACACAGATTTTGGTTTCTTTGGCGGTTTCGAACCGTTTTCCGGTAGAAGCTTTGGAAGAACTGTATTCAGGAATTCAGGCGGCTTGTGGAAGATATAATGTCGATTTAATCGGTGGTGATACGACGAGTTCTAACGCAGGTTTGGTGATGAGCATCACTGCAGTCGGAATTGAAGATGAAGAAAATATTGTGAAAAGGAGCGGCGCAAAACCAAACGATTTGCTTGTTGTAAGCGGAGATCTAGGTGGTGCTTACATGGGACTTCAGATTTTGGAAAGAGAACATGCTATTTTCTTAGCAGACCCAAATATGCAGCCTGAAATGGAAGGTTTTGATTATATTTTGGAAAGACAGTTGAAGCCGGAAGCAAGAACCGACGTCAAAGGAATTTTAGAGCAATTGGATATTAAACCAACATCTATGATTGATATTTCAGACGGTCTGGCTTCGGAAATCCTGCATCTTTCAGACCAGTCGAAAGTTGGTTTCAGATTGTATGAAGAGAAAATTCCGATGGATAATCTGACGATTACAACAGCGGATGATTTGAATTTAAATCCTGTCATGACAGCGTTAAGCGGCGGTGAAGATTATGAATTGTTATTTACGATTTCGCCAAACGATTTTGAAAAGATGAGAAATCATCCGGATTTTACGATTATCGGTCATGCGGTTGAAAAAGAAGAAGGCAATTTTATGGTGGCAAGAGGTTCTAACCAATTGGTTGCGTTGACGGCGCAAGGTTGGGATGCTTTTTTAGGCAATCAGATTTCATAA
- a CDS encoding acyl-CoA thioesterase, which translates to MTFYHTFEVRWSDLDANKHLANSSYVAYCAQTRMAFMKKEKMGVTQMSRWGIGPVIMHERFSFFKEIFADQKVIVSLEIDGCAEDAAIYRFVHKFYLPDGSHCATSEATGVWIDTMLRKMTSPPDDVVEAMNKYKTAETILMTREDFKKLPFRPENIDPAIFSI; encoded by the coding sequence ATGACTTTCTACCATACATTTGAAGTTCGCTGGAGCGACCTTGACGCTAATAAACATCTTGCCAACTCATCTTACGTAGCCTATTGCGCGCAAACCCGAATGGCTTTTATGAAAAAAGAAAAAATGGGCGTTACCCAAATGAGCCGTTGGGGAATCGGACCGGTAATTATGCATGAAAGATTTTCTTTCTTTAAAGAAATTTTTGCAGACCAAAAAGTCATTGTGAGTCTTGAAATTGACGGATGCGCGGAAGATGCTGCAATCTATCGTTTTGTGCATAAGTTTTATCTTCCTGATGGTTCACACTGTGCGACTTCAGAAGCAACAGGTGTTTGGATTGATACAATGCTGAGAAAAATGACTTCGCCGCCGGATGATGTTGTTGAAGCAATGAATAAATACAAAACGGCTGAAACCATATTGATGACGCGAGAAGATTTTAAAAAACTTCCTTTCCGTCCGGAAAATATAGACCCGGCAATTTTTAGTATTTAA
- a CDS encoding BaiN/RdsA family NAD(P)/FAD-dependent oxidoreductase — MKQIIIIGGGAAGFFCAANLDEKKYKIKILEQNSDVLQKVKISGGGRCNVSHACFDPKDLVQYYPRGNKELLSVFTKFQPGDTMDWFEKRKISLKIENDNRIFPESNSSQTIINAFQQEIQQKNVEVKTKCSVREITKKDDQYLVLTSLGDFLADYVIYTTGSSPKSLKMIENLGHKIIDLVPSLFTFNIKDDLLKDLLGTSFEMAETSIPKLKTEESGPLLITHWGLSGPAILKISAWEAINLAKVKYNFEIQVNFISKNIDDAEELFQNFKISNPKKVIGSSKIFEVTNRFWQRILEVSKVDLNKQIANISGKEMQTILENLCKKKFQVSGKSTFKDEFVTAGGVDLKEINFKNMSSKLLPNFYIAGEVLNIDAVTGGFNFQACWSEAWLIAQDLNNLN; from the coding sequence ATGAAGCAAATTATTATTATCGGAGGCGGAGCAGCGGGTTTTTTCTGTGCAGCAAATCTTGACGAAAAGAAATATAAAATTAAGATTTTAGAACAAAATTCTGACGTTCTGCAAAAAGTAAAAATCTCGGGAGGCGGAAGATGCAATGTTTCTCACGCTTGTTTTGACCCAAAAGATCTGGTTCAGTATTATCCTCGCGGAAACAAGGAATTGTTGAGTGTTTTTACTAAATTTCAACCTGGTGACACGATGGATTGGTTTGAAAAACGAAAAATTTCGTTGAAGATAGAAAATGATAATAGAATTTTTCCCGAAAGTAATTCTTCACAAACCATTATCAATGCTTTTCAGCAGGAAATTCAGCAAAAAAATGTTGAAGTGAAAACAAAATGCTCAGTAAGAGAAATCACTAAAAAGGATGATCAATACTTAGTTTTGACAAGTTTGGGAGATTTTCTGGCAGATTATGTCATTTACACTACTGGAAGTTCGCCGAAATCTTTAAAGATGATTGAAAATTTGGGTCATAAAATCATAGATTTGGTTCCTTCTCTTTTTACATTTAATATCAAAGATGATTTGCTGAAAGATCTTTTGGGAACGAGTTTTGAAATGGCAGAAACGTCAATCCCGAAATTAAAAACCGAAGAAAGCGGACCATTATTAATTACACATTGGGGACTTTCGGGTCCGGCAATTTTAAAAATTTCAGCTTGGGAAGCTATTAATCTGGCAAAAGTAAAATACAATTTTGAAATTCAGGTCAATTTTATTTCTAAAAATATTGATGATGCTGAGGAATTATTTCAGAATTTTAAAATTTCAAATCCCAAAAAGGTAATTGGATCGTCGAAAATATTTGAGGTGACGAATCGTTTTTGGCAGAGAATTCTGGAGGTTTCAAAAGTTGATCTAAATAAACAGATTGCCAATATTTCCGGAAAAGAAATGCAGACGATTTTGGAAAATTTATGTAAAAAGAAGTTTCAGGTCAGCGGAAAATCGACTTTTAAGGATGAATTTGTCACGGCAGGTGGCGTAGATTTGAAAGAAATTAACTTTAAAAACATGTCTTCAAAACTTCTTCCAAATTTTTATATCGCAGGTGAAGTATTAAATATTGATGCGGTGACTGGCGGATTTAATTTTCAGGCATGCTGGAGTGAGGCTTGGCTGATTGCGCAGGATTTGAATAATTTAAACTAA
- a CDS encoding energy transducer TonB, with translation MKKLFVFVLLIVSVQIFSQEKSSANQENAIADSSIYEDIPDKAEYPGGINAFRNNFSKTFKAGKVSGRGKIKSEIRFVVDQQGMITDIITIGDNKSMNKEMERTIKAMSKTKWVPAKIDGEPVKFRFKLPITINIEN, from the coding sequence ATGAAAAAACTATTTGTTTTTGTTTTATTAATTGTTTCAGTACAAATTTTCTCCCAAGAAAAATCTTCAGCAAATCAAGAAAATGCAATCGCAGATTCTTCCATTTATGAGGATATTCCAGATAAAGCAGAATATCCGGGAGGAATTAATGCATTTCGAAATAATTTCTCAAAGACGTTTAAAGCAGGAAAAGTTTCTGGGCGAGGTAAAATAAAGTCTGAAATAAGATTTGTAGTTGATCAGCAAGGTATGATCACTGATATCATTACCATTGGCGATAATAAATCAATGAATAAAGAAATGGAACGTACAATAAAAGCAATGTCTAAAACAAAATGGGTTCCCGCAAAAATTGATGGGGAACCTGTAAAATTCAGGTTTAAACTTCCTATTACAATTAATATCGAAAACTAA
- a CDS encoding DUF2306 domain-containing protein: MLSAKRNISTFIKILLIIGFGYFFWLMLTITLEYIPFDPNASFLMIKQTEVHNKSEYIWFFYTHVYTSIFVLLAGFLAILRRNFGIRNFHKNAGKIYIFLILLLAAPSGIYMGIFANGGFLSKLSFVILGCLWWFSTFKAYLLARQKNFKKHKHWMWRSFALTISAITLRMWKVIIVYLFQPNPMDVYQIIAWLGWVPNIILIEYLIMKKHL, encoded by the coding sequence TTGCTTTCAGCCAAAAGAAATATCTCAACTTTTATAAAAATCCTTTTAATCATAGGATTTGGATATTTTTTTTGGTTAATGCTCACCATTACTTTAGAATACATTCCTTTTGATCCCAACGCCAGCTTTTTAATGATCAAACAAACGGAAGTTCATAATAAATCAGAATATATTTGGTTTTTCTATACTCACGTTTATACAAGCATATTTGTTTTGTTGGCTGGTTTTTTAGCGATTTTAAGAAGAAATTTCGGTATAAGAAACTTTCATAAAAATGCAGGTAAAATTTATATTTTTCTGATTCTACTTCTCGCGGCACCATCAGGAATTTATATGGGAATTTTTGCCAATGGCGGATTTTTATCTAAACTTTCTTTTGTGATTTTGGGCTGTTTATGGTGGTTTTCAACATTTAAAGCGTATCTATTAGCACGACAGAAAAATTTTAAGAAGCATAAACATTGGATGTGGAGAAGTTTTGCACTTACAATTTCAGCCATCACTTTAAGAATGTGGAAGGTAATTATTGTATATTTATTCCAGCCAAATCCGATGGATGTTTACCAAATCATTGCCTGGCTGGGTTGGGTTCCCAACATTATTTTAATAGAATATTTAATAATGAAAAAACACTTGTAA
- a CDS encoding YARHG domain-containing protein, which yields MKILKLTFASLLIAFLSGCKKDGTVTENSKDSLITKKDSVVVPEVHQEFYGIYTGEFSGKEMMHDNEVDEDYEGVNIKKLSLKINRITQDSVYGQSIVNGTQRPFRGVFNEGTQSFILDEPGNDKTDGRFEIKLKNDSVIGKWTAFNKSAVKAPLKNLKLIKKDFVYNPNFMMDENSDLIDWENPKDFKEKYTDEETGKTETYTASKNRIASDAVFKINASKQKLSEKDLKNLRKLDMEIIKNAVFARHGYSFKKQTYRNFFEQTDWYIPVSNNVESELTPLEKDNVALLNRFIKYAEDKYDSFGR from the coding sequence ATGAAAATTTTAAAATTAACTTTTGCCTCACTATTGATTGCTTTTCTTTCAGGTTGCAAAAAAGACGGAACAGTTACCGAAAACTCAAAAGATTCTTTGATAACAAAAAAAGATTCAGTGGTTGTGCCGGAAGTTCATCAGGAATTTTACGGAATTTATACCGGAGAATTTTCGGGAAAAGAGATGATGCATGATAATGAAGTAGACGAAGATTATGAAGGTGTCAATATCAAAAAACTGTCATTAAAAATCAACAGAATCACCCAAGATTCTGTGTATGGACAAAGTATTGTAAACGGAACTCAAAGGCCTTTTAGAGGCGTTTTCAATGAAGGTACTCAATCTTTTATTTTAGACGAGCCAGGAAATGATAAAACCGACGGAAGATTTGAAATTAAGCTTAAAAACGACAGCGTCATTGGAAAATGGACTGCTTTCAATAAATCTGCGGTAAAAGCTCCTTTAAAAAATTTAAAACTGATAAAAAAAGATTTCGTCTACAATCCAAATTTTATGATGGATGAAAACTCGGATTTGATTGATTGGGAAAATCCTAAAGATTTTAAAGAAAAATACACTGACGAAGAAACAGGAAAAACGGAAACTTATACTGCATCAAAAAACAGAATTGCTTCTGATGCCGTTTTTAAAATTAACGCATCCAAACAAAAACTGAGCGAAAAAGATCTTAAAAATCTTAGAAAGCTCGATATGGAAATTATTAAAAATGCAGTTTTCGCAAGACATGGTTATTCATTTAAAAAACAAACGTACAGAAACTTTTTTGAGCAGACCGATTGGTACATTCCGGTTTCTAACAATGTCGAAAGTGAGCTTACTCCTTTGGAAAAAGATAATGTGGCTTTGCTGAACCGTTTCATCAAATATGCCGAGGATAAATATGATTCTTTCGGAAGATAG